The following proteins come from a genomic window of Buchnera aphidicola (Protaphis terricola):
- the rplF gene encoding 50S ribosomal protein L6, with protein MSRIAKRPISIPEDIQIILKEQLISIQGKYGHLSRIIHPSVEMILLNKQITFKARLGFSDGWAQAGTSRALVYSMIIGVSKKFSKKLQFSGVGYRVSIKKDNIISMSIGYSHSVIYSLPPDIEAENPSSTEIIIKGIDKQLVGQVASNLRSYRKPEPYKGKGIRYFNENIRVKEAKKK; from the coding sequence ATGTCTCGTATTGCTAAGCGTCCAATTTCTATTCCTGAAGATATTCAAATTATATTAAAAGAACAATTAATATCTATTCAAGGAAAATATGGTCATCTTTCACGTATAATTCATCCTTCAGTTGAGATGATACTTTTAAATAAACAAATTACTTTTAAAGCACGTTTAGGATTTTCTGATGGTTGGGCGCAAGCTGGAACATCTAGAGCACTAGTTTATTCAATGATAATAGGGGTTTCGAAGAAATTTAGTAAAAAATTACAATTTTCTGGAGTAGGGTACCGTGTATCAATAAAAAAAGATAATATTATTAGTATGTCAATAGGATATTCTCATTCAGTTATTTATTCTTTGCCTCCTGATATTGAAGCAGAAAACCCATCTTCTACAGAGATTATTATAAAAGGAATAGATAAACAATTAGTTGGTCAAGTTGCATCTAATTTAAGATCTTATCGAAAGCCAGAACCATATAAAGGTAAAGGTATTCGATACTTTAATGAGAATATACGTGTAAAAGAGGCTAAAAAAAAGTAA
- the rpsM gene encoding 30S ribosomal protein S13: MARIAGINIPENKHILIALTKIYGIGKKRSKIICMNSKISETIKVIDLKESDIELLRENISKYIVEGDLRREKTLNIKRLIDLNCYRGTRHRKHLPVRGQRTKTNARTCKGPRKAIKK, encoded by the coding sequence ATGGCTCGTATTGCTGGTATTAATATTCCTGAGAATAAACATATTTTAATTGCATTAACAAAAATATACGGTATTGGTAAAAAGCGTTCTAAAATTATTTGTATGAATTCAAAGATTTCAGAGACTATAAAAGTTATTGATTTAAAAGAATCAGATATTGAACTTTTAAGAGAAAATATTTCTAAATATATTGTTGAAGGTGACTTAAGAAGAGAAAAAACTTTAAATATTAAACGTTTAATTGATCTTAATTGCTATCGAGGTACACGTCATCGAAAACATCTTCCTGTTCGAGGACAAAGAACTAAAACGAATGCTCGTACTTGCAAAGGCCCTAGAAAGGCAATAAAAAAATAA
- the ybeD gene encoding DUF493 family protein YbeD has translation MKTKLREMLKFPCFFTYKIIGLSKPELIDQIIKVIQIQIPGDYIPQIKSSSRGNYISISITICAKNFKQIEKLYYDISQINMVRIVL, from the coding sequence ATGAAGACAAAATTAAGAGAAATGTTAAAATTCCCTTGTTTTTTTACTTATAAGATTATTGGTCTTTCTAAACCTGAGCTTATTGATCAAATAATAAAAGTTATTCAAATTCAAATTCCTGGAGATTATATACCTCAAATAAAATCTAGCAGTAGAGGAAATTATATTTCTATTTCAATTACAATATGTGCTAAAAATTTTAAACAAATCGAAAAATTATACTATGATATCAGTCAAATAAATATGGTAAGAATAGTATTATAA
- a CDS encoding DUF494 family protein codes for MFEILIYLFETYVHNKSEISINYESLTNDLSNIGFQKKDIYNALLWLKNLSCYKKNSISPINLASDQISTRIYDPEELLKFNVDCRGFMLFLEQLEILTLDIREMLIEKIMALEDTELNLEDLKWIILIILFNVPGYEVVYKKLENLLFNFKTEIIH; via the coding sequence ATGTTTGAAATATTAATATATTTATTTGAAACTTATGTTCATAACAAATCAGAAATATCTATTAATTATGAAAGTCTTACAAATGATTTATCAAATATTGGTTTTCAAAAAAAAGATATTTATAATGCTTTACTTTGGCTAAAGAATTTATCTTGTTATAAAAAAAATAGTATTTCTCCTATTAATTTAGCTTCAGATCAAATTTCAACACGAATATATGATCCAGAAGAATTATTAAAATTTAATGTTGATTGTCGTGGTTTTATGCTTTTTCTAGAGCAATTAGAGATATTAACATTAGATATACGTGAAATGTTAATTGAAAAAATTATGGCTTTAGAAGATACTGAATTAAATCTTGAAGATTTAAAATGGATTATTTTAATTATATTATTTAATGTTCCAGGATATGAAGTTGTATATAAAAAACTTGAGAATTTATTATTTAATTTTAAAACAGAAATTATACATTAA
- the rpoA gene encoding DNA-directed RNA polymerase subunit alpha has product MQNSIIDFLKPRLVDIEQITPTHTKVTLEPLERGFGHTLGNALRRILLSSMPGCAVTEVEIDGVLHEYSTKEGVQEDILEILLNLKDLAVKLHKKDEVYMTINKSGISCVTASDIIHDNDVEIIKPNHVICHLTDHHASIKMKIKVQRGRGYIPASARVHSEEESRPIGCLLVDACYSPIDRIVYNVEAARVEQRTDLDKLIIEMKTNGTIDPEEAIRRAATILSEQLEAFVDLRDVKEPEIKEEKPEFEPILLRPVDDLELTVRSANCLKAESIHYIGDLVQKTEVELLKTPNLGKKSLTEIKDILASRNLSLGMKLEKWPPSNILEE; this is encoded by the coding sequence ATGCAGAATTCTATTATAGATTTTTTAAAACCACGTTTAGTTGATATTGAACAAATCACTCCAACTCATACTAAAGTAACATTAGAGCCTTTAGAACGAGGATTTGGGCACACACTTGGAAATGCATTACGTAGAATTTTGCTATCTTCTATGCCAGGATGTGCAGTTACTGAAGTTGAAATCGATGGTGTTCTACATGAATATAGTACTAAAGAAGGAGTTCAAGAAGATATTTTAGAAATTTTACTAAATTTAAAAGATTTAGCAGTTAAATTACATAAAAAAGATGAAGTTTATATGACTATTAATAAATCAGGTATTAGTTGTGTGACTGCATCAGATATTATACATGATAATGATGTTGAAATTATAAAACCAAACCATGTAATTTGTCATTTAACAGATCATCATGCTTCAATTAAAATGAAAATTAAAGTACAGCGTGGAAGAGGTTATATTCCAGCTTCCGCTCGGGTACATTCAGAAGAAGAATCAAGACCAATTGGTTGTTTATTAGTTGATGCATGTTATAGTCCTATAGATCGTATTGTTTATAATGTTGAAGCTGCAAGGGTGGAACAAAGAACTGATTTAGATAAACTCATTATTGAAATGAAAACTAATGGTACAATTGATCCTGAAGAAGCTATAAGACGTGCAGCTACTATTTTATCAGAACAGTTAGAAGCGTTTGTTGATTTAAGAGATGTAAAAGAGCCTGAAATAAAAGAAGAAAAACCTGAATTTGAACCTATTTTATTACGTCCTGTAGATGATTTAGAACTAACTGTTCGATCAGCTAATTGTTTAAAAGCTGAATCTATACATTATATAGGTGATTTAGTACAAAAAACTGAAGTAGAACTTTTAAAAACTCCTAATTTAGGTAAAAAATCATTAACTGAAATTAAAGATATATTAGCTTCTAGAAATTTATCTCTTGGGATGAAATTAGAAAAATGGCCTCCCTCAAATATTTTAGAAGAATAA
- the secY gene encoding preprotein translocase subunit SecY — protein MISKLGINFKNSKNSIIELKNRIIFLIIALVIFRIGSFIPIPGIDTTILSKILNNQKGTIFEMFNMFSGGALNRASIFALGIMPYISASIIVQLLTLVIPFLSEIKKEGETGRYKINQYTRYATLILSFFQSFGIITSLSSISSVRPIIIHVDFYFYFTSIIILVTGTMFLMWLGELITECGIGNGISIIIFTGIIAGLPSAIVHTIEQTRQGYLHLFLFFCILILIFLVVFLVVFIERSQRKIIVHYAQRQKGRRIYSTQSTHLPLKVNMSGVIPAIFASSIVLFPATIISWFGIDKKCGFLKTISIYFQPNQPLYLFLYIVSIIFFCFFYTGLVFNPRETADNLKKSGAFISGIRPGEQTAKYIDKIMLRLTLFGSLYITFICLIPEFMRSAMNVSFYFGGTSLLIVVVVIIDFIAQVQTLIMSSQYESILKKSKLN, from the coding sequence ATGATTAGCAAATTAGGAATAAATTTTAAAAATTCTAAAAATAGTATTATTGAGTTAAAAAATAGAATTATTTTTTTAATAATTGCATTAGTAATTTTTCGTATTGGTTCTTTTATACCTATACCTGGAATTGATACTACAATTTTATCTAAGATATTAAATAATCAAAAAGGTACTATTTTTGAAATGTTTAATATGTTTTCTGGTGGTGCTCTTAATCGTGCATCTATTTTTGCTTTAGGTATTATGCCATATATATCAGCATCTATTATTGTTCAATTATTAACTCTGGTTATTCCTTTTTTATCTGAAATTAAAAAAGAAGGAGAAACAGGTAGATATAAAATTAATCAATACACAAGATATGCAACATTAATTTTATCATTTTTCCAATCATTTGGAATTATTACAAGTTTATCTAGTATATCTAGTGTACGTCCTATTATTATTCATGTAGATTTTTATTTTTATTTTACTTCTATTATAATATTAGTAACTGGCACTATGTTTTTAATGTGGTTAGGAGAATTAATTACAGAATGTGGAATTGGAAATGGAATTTCTATAATAATTTTTACAGGTATAATTGCTGGTCTTCCATCTGCTATTGTACATACAATTGAGCAAACTAGACAAGGGTATTTACATTTATTTTTATTTTTTTGTATTTTAATATTAATTTTTTTAGTTGTTTTTTTAGTTGTTTTTATTGAACGTAGTCAGAGAAAAATTATTGTTCATTATGCTCAACGTCAAAAAGGTCGTCGTATTTATTCTACACAAAGCACTCATTTACCTCTTAAAGTAAACATGTCTGGTGTAATACCTGCAATTTTTGCTTCTAGTATTGTTTTGTTTCCTGCAACTATTATATCCTGGTTTGGAATAGATAAAAAATGTGGTTTTTTAAAAACTATTTCAATTTATTTTCAACCTAATCAACCATTATATTTATTTTTATATATTGTATCTATTATCTTTTTTTGTTTTTTTTATACTGGACTAGTATTTAATCCTCGTGAAACAGCTGATAATTTAAAAAAATCTGGAGCTTTTATTTCTGGAATCAGACCAGGAGAGCAAACAGCTAAATATATTGATAAGATAATGCTGAGATTGACATTATTTGGTTCATTATATATCACATTTATTTGTTTAATACCAGAATTTATGAGAAGTGCGATGAATGTATCATTTTATTTTGGTGGGACTTCATTATTAATTGTAGTTGTTGTAATTATAGATTTTATTGCACAAGTACAGACTTTAATAATGTCTAGTCAATATGAATCTATATTAAAAAAATCTAAATTAAATTAA
- the rpmD gene encoding 50S ribosomal protein L30, which produces MKTIKITQIKSIIGRIPIHKKTLFGLGLRYIGHTVTLQDTPSIRGMIKKISYILKIQE; this is translated from the coding sequence ATGAAAACTATTAAGATTACTCAGATTAAAAGTATAATAGGTAGAATTCCTATTCATAAAAAAACGTTATTTGGATTAGGATTAAGGTATATTGGTCATACTGTTACCCTGCAAGATACTCCATCAATTAGAGGTATGATTAAAAAAATATCTTATATTTTAAAAATACAGGAGTAA
- the def gene encoding peptide deformylase: MSVLKILQYPDSRLKIIAKPINKITKEIKKISYDMLDTMYKKEGIGLAATQVNIPLQIIVVRSNNNNKKPYLILINPEIIEKKGNISIEEGCLSIPEYRAFIPRSKYIKVKAINLYGNLIEIEAKSILSVCIQHEIDHLKGKLFIDYLSLLKQERIKKKIRKINKKIMLKDKN, encoded by the coding sequence ATGTCTGTTTTAAAAATATTACAATATCCAGATTCAAGATTAAAAATTATTGCAAAACCCATTAATAAAATTACAAAAGAAATAAAAAAAATATCATATGATATGTTAGATACTATGTATAAAAAAGAAGGAATTGGATTAGCTGCTACACAAGTTAACATTCCATTACAAATTATAGTTGTAAGAAGTAATAATAATAATAAAAAACCATATTTAATACTTATTAATCCTGAAATCATTGAAAAAAAAGGTAATATTAGTATTGAAGAAGGATGCCTATCTATTCCAGAATATCGTGCATTTATACCACGTTCAAAATACATTAAAGTAAAAGCTATAAATTTATATGGAAATTTAATAGAAATAGAAGCTAAATCAATATTATCCGTTTGTATACAACACGAAATCGATCATTTAAAAGGAAAATTATTTATAGATTATTTATCATTATTAAAACAAGAAAGAATTAAGAAAAAAATTAGAAAAATAAATAAAAAAATTATGTTAAAGGATAAAAACTAA
- a CDS encoding Sua5/YciO/YrdC/YwlC family protein gives MSKNFHLNSLISCIQHLYSKKVIAYPTESMFGLGCDPDSKKAVRNLLILKKRSIEKGFILVSSNYKQIKKYIDETKISINQKKIMFKLWPGPVTFLLPSNPLVPYWLTGRFNTIAVRISNHFSIIKLCNIFGKPLISTSANFSNMPPCRTKRDVLKNFGEKFPLLNGKIGNEKNPSKIINIIDGKLIRYV, from the coding sequence ATGAGTAAAAATTTTCACTTGAATTCATTAATTTCTTGTATACAACATTTATATTCCAAAAAAGTAATTGCCTATCCTACAGAATCAATGTTTGGATTAGGTTGCGATCCAGATAGTAAAAAAGCTGTTAGAAATTTATTAATTCTAAAAAAAAGAAGCATAGAGAAAGGTTTTATATTAGTATCTTCTAACTACAAACAAATAAAAAAATATATTGATGAAACAAAAATATCAATTAATCAAAAAAAAATTATGTTTAAATTATGGCCAGGTCCAGTTACTTTTTTATTACCATCTAATCCTCTAGTACCGTATTGGTTGACTGGTCGGTTTAATACTATAGCAGTTCGTATTAGTAATCATTTTAGTATTATTAAATTATGTAATATTTTTGGAAAACCATTAATATCTACAAGTGCAAATTTTTCAAATATGCCTCCATGTCGTACAAAAAGGGATGTTTTGAAAAATTTTGGTGAAAAATTTCCATTACTTAATGGAAAAATAGGAAATGAAAAAAATCCTTCTAAGATAATTAATATTATTGATGGAAAATTAATTCGTTATGTATAA
- the rpmJ gene encoding 50S ribosomal protein L36 gives MKVKASVKILCRNCKIIRRNNVVRVICKNDPKHKQRQG, from the coding sequence ATGAAAGTTAAAGCTTCTGTTAAAATACTTTGTAGAAATTGTAAAATTATACGACGTAATAATGTTGTAAGAGTTATTTGTAAAAATGATCCTAAACATAAACAACGTCAAGGTTAA
- the rpsE gene encoding 30S ribosomal protein S5, giving the protein MVNIDKKNSGELQEKLITVNRVSKTVKGGRVFSFTALTVVGNGNGRVGFGYGKAREVPAAIQKAMEKARRNMISIPLINRTLQHPLKGSHTGSNIFMKPASDGTGIIAGGAMRAVLEVAGIHNVLAKTYGSTNPINVVRATMHGLINMKSPEIVAAKRNKTIKEIYK; this is encoded by the coding sequence ATGGTTAATATTGATAAAAAAAATAGTGGTGAATTACAAGAAAAGTTAATTACAGTAAATCGTGTTTCTAAAACAGTTAAAGGCGGTCGGGTTTTTTCGTTTACTGCTTTAACAGTTGTTGGAAATGGAAATGGACGTGTTGGTTTTGGATATGGAAAAGCTCGTGAAGTACCAGCTGCTATTCAAAAAGCAATGGAAAAAGCAAGACGTAATATGATTAGTATACCATTAATTAATAGAACTTTACAGCATCCTCTTAAAGGATCTCATACTGGTTCTAATATATTTATGAAGCCAGCATCAGATGGAACTGGGATTATTGCTGGAGGCGCTATGCGAGCAGTTTTAGAAGTCGCTGGTATACATAATGTATTGGCTAAAACATATGGTTCAACTAATCCTATTAATGTTGTTCGTGCAACTATGCATGGTTTAATTAATATGAAATCTCCTGAAATAGTAGCAGCTAAAAGAAATAAGACTATTAAAGAGATATATAAATAA
- the rplO gene encoding 50S ribosomal protein L15 — protein sequence MYLNTLSPSIGSKKIKKRLGRGIGSGFGKTAGRGHKGQKSRSGSHIRRGFEGGQMPLYRRLPKFGFNSRKKNITKEVRLSQISKLDTNIIDLIILKEKNIINKNIKFVKIILSGEVKKPLILRGLRVTRGARLIIENNGGKIEG from the coding sequence ATGTATTTAAATACTTTATCTCCATCAATTGGATCTAAAAAAATTAAAAAACGATTAGGTCGAGGGATTGGTTCTGGTTTTGGAAAAACTGCAGGTAGAGGGCATAAAGGGCAAAAATCTAGATCTGGTAGTCATATACGTCGTGGTTTTGAAGGTGGTCAAATGCCTTTATATAGAAGACTTCCTAAATTTGGATTTAATTCCAGAAAAAAAAATATCACTAAAGAAGTAAGATTATCTCAAATTTCAAAACTTGATACAAATATAATTGATTTAATAATTTTGAAAGAAAAAAATATTATTAATAAAAATATTAAATTTGTTAAAATTATTCTCTCAGGAGAGGTAAAAAAACCTTTAATATTACGTGGTTTACGTGTTACTCGAGGTGCTCGTTTAATAATTGAAAACAATGGTGGTAAAATTGAAGGATAA
- the cspE gene encoding transcription antiterminator/RNA stability regulator CspE: protein MSKIKGNVKWFNESKGFGFITPEDGSKDVFVHFSAIQSNGFKTLAEGQSVEFEITEGAKGPSAANVISL, encoded by the coding sequence ATGTCCAAGATTAAAGGTAATGTTAAGTGGTTTAATGAGTCTAAAGGTTTTGGTTTTATTACTCCAGAAGACGGAAGTAAAGATGTTTTTGTTCACTTTTCAGCTATACAAAGTAACGGATTTAAAACTTTAGCAGAAGGTCAAAGTGTTGAGTTTGAAATTACTGAAGGAGCAAAGGGACCATCTGCTGCTAATGTGATTAGTTTATAG
- the aroE gene encoding shikimate dehydrogenase codes for MYKDQIKNFNYALFGNPVNHSQSPKIHDYFSKQTEIFHIYKAINIPLNKFSLIVSNFFKNNIKGANVTSPFKKEAYFFSNKLTKRAKIAQSVNTLKKLNDSCILGDNTDGIGLLSDLNRLKFIKKNFSVLILGAGGAVKGVLLPILSLGCKVYILNRTFSNALKLVNQFNQYGNIQVFKKSDLKDSFFDLVINGVSRNIQFNSEIPIHLFSSKTFFYDMNYSSKNTYFIDYCIRLGSKYISDGTGMLVFQAAYSFLNWHNILPKTDYIINILNKK; via the coding sequence ATGTATAAAGATCAAATTAAAAATTTTAATTATGCTTTATTTGGAAATCCTGTTAATCATAGTCAATCACCTAAAATTCATGATTATTTTTCAAAACAAACAGAAATTTTTCATATTTATAAGGCAATTAATATTCCATTAAATAAATTTTCTTTAATAGTATCAAATTTTTTTAAAAATAATATTAAAGGGGCCAATGTTACATCTCCATTTAAGAAGGAAGCATATTTTTTTTCTAATAAATTGACTAAGAGAGCTAAAATTGCTCAATCTGTTAATACATTAAAAAAATTAAATGATTCATGTATTTTAGGGGATAATACTGATGGGATTGGTTTGTTATCTGATTTAAATAGATTAAAATTTATAAAAAAAAATTTTTCTGTATTAATATTAGGTGCTGGAGGTGCAGTAAAAGGAGTTTTATTACCAATTTTATCATTAGGATGTAAAGTTTATATTTTAAATAGAACTTTTTCAAATGCTTTAAAATTAGTTAACCAATTTAATCAATATGGTAATATTCAAGTATTTAAAAAAAGTGATTTAAAAGATAGTTTTTTTGATTTAGTTATTAATGGAGTTTCTAGAAATATTCAATTTAATAGTGAGATTCCAATTCATTTATTTTCTTCTAAAACTTTTTTTTACGATATGAATTATAGTTCTAAAAATACATATTTTATTGATTATTGTATAAGGTTAGGAAGTAAATATATTTCTGACGGTACTGGAATGTTAGTTTTTCAAGCTGCTTATTCTTTTTTAAATTGGCATAATATATTACCTAAAACAGATTATATTATTAATATTTTAAATAAAAAATAA
- the rplQ gene encoding 50S ribosomal protein L17 — translation MRHRKIGRKLNCNSSHRNAIFKNMACSFFLNEIIKTTLSKAKELRRIVEPMITFSKIDSVSRRRILFAKTRNNEVVTKLFKNLGPMFYKRCGGYTRILKCGFRSGDKAPMAYIELVDRVKKNTKKDNIRN, via the coding sequence ATGCGACATCGTAAAATAGGCCGTAAATTAAATTGTAATAGTAGTCATCGTAATGCTATATTCAAAAATATGGCGTGTTCTTTTTTTCTTAATGAAATTATAAAAACTACATTATCTAAAGCAAAAGAGCTTCGTCGAATTGTTGAACCTATGATTACATTTTCAAAAATAGATAGTGTTTCAAGAAGAAGAATATTATTTGCAAAAACTAGAAATAATGAAGTTGTAACTAAATTATTTAAAAATTTAGGTCCTATGTTTTATAAAAGATGTGGTGGTTATACACGTATTTTAAAATGTGGTTTTCGTTCTGGTGATAAAGCTCCTATGGCTTATATTGAATTAGTTGATCGTGTTAAAAAAAATACAAAAAAAGATAATATTAGAAATTAA
- the rpsD gene encoding 30S ribosomal protein S4, with protein MAKYLGPKLKLSRREGTDLFLKSGFRSIESKCKLEHPPGQHGTRKPRLSDYAIQLREKQKVRRLYGILEKQFRIYYKKASRLKGNTGENLLKILERRLDNVVYRIGFGCTRSEARQLISHKSVKVNDHIVNIGSYQVSPNDRISIREKSKNQSRIKAALELTEQREKPIWIEVNTDKMEGIFKRFPERSDLSAEINEHLIVELYSK; from the coding sequence ATGGCAAAATACTTAGGTCCAAAATTAAAATTAAGTCGACGTGAAGGTACTGATTTATTTTTAAAATCTGGATTTCGTTCAATAGAATCAAAGTGCAAGTTAGAACATCCTCCTGGACAACATGGTACACGTAAACCTAGACTATCCGATTATGCTATTCAATTACGTGAAAAACAAAAAGTACGTCGTCTTTATGGTATTTTAGAGAAGCAATTTAGAATATATTATAAAAAAGCTTCTCGTTTAAAAGGTAATACTGGAGAAAATTTATTAAAAATTTTAGAAAGAAGACTTGATAATGTTGTTTATCGAATTGGTTTTGGATGCACTCGTTCTGAAGCGAGACAACTAATAAGTCATAAATCTGTTAAAGTTAACGATCATATTGTTAACATTGGATCATATCAAGTATCCCCTAACGATCGAATATCTATCAGGGAAAAATCTAAAAATCAATCTCGAATTAAAGCAGCTTTAGAGTTAACTGAACAACGAGAAAAACCAATTTGGATTGAGGTAAATACTGATAAAATGGAAGGTATTTTTAAAAGATTTCCTGAACGTTCAGATTTATCTGCAGAAATTAATGAGCATTTAATTGTAGAACTTTATTCTAAGTAA
- the fmt gene encoding methionyl-tRNA formyltransferase: protein MKKLKIIFAGTANFSEKHLSALIKYNYNIIAVITQPDRPFGRGQKIIFSPVKQLAIKNNLPVLQPLNLNNEKFYKIILNFQADIMIVVAYGKIIPQIILSIFKKGCINVHASLLPRWRGPTPIQSAILFGDKKTGISVIKMNDKVDSGDIITSNECEIKITDTTKKLSNKLSKLGIQTLLDALYKIDNNIDSSKKQNEQYATFSKKILKKEALLNSNKNAKFLERLIRAFNPWPICYFVLNNIHIKVWQASIIKNGPCKNTTGRIISINKKGIQIETKQDILNIEKIQFPGKNILNIQQIITSNKNNFKIGKILF from the coding sequence TTGAAAAAATTAAAAATTATTTTTGCCGGAACAGCAAATTTTTCTGAAAAACATTTATCTGCATTAATAAAATATAATTATAATATAATAGCTGTAATTACTCAACCAGATCGACCATTTGGAAGGGGTCAAAAAATCATTTTTTCTCCTGTGAAACAATTAGCTATAAAAAATAATCTTCCAGTTTTACAACCATTAAATTTAAATAATGAAAAATTTTACAAAATTATATTAAATTTTCAAGCAGATATTATGATAGTTGTTGCATATGGAAAAATAATACCTCAAATAATATTATCTATATTTAAAAAAGGATGTATTAATGTACACGCTTCTTTACTACCTAGATGGAGAGGTCCAACACCAATACAATCCGCAATTCTATTTGGAGATAAAAAAACTGGAATTAGTGTAATTAAGATGAATGATAAAGTTGATTCTGGTGATATTATAACTTCAAATGAATGTGAAATAAAAATCACTGATACAACAAAAAAATTATCTAATAAATTGTCAAAACTCGGTATTCAAACATTATTAGATGCATTATATAAAATAGATAATAATATAGATTCATCAAAAAAACAAAATGAACAATATGCTACTTTTTCAAAAAAAATTTTAAAAAAAGAAGCATTATTAAATTCAAATAAAAATGCTAAATTTTTAGAAAGATTGATACGTGCGTTTAATCCTTGGCCAATATGTTATTTTGTTTTAAATAATATACATATTAAAGTTTGGCAAGCAAGTATAATAAAAAATGGACCTTGCAAAAATACAACAGGTAGAATTATTTCTATTAATAAAAAAGGAATTCAAATAGAAACCAAACAAGATATTTTAAATATTGAAAAAATACAATTTCCTGGAAAAAATATTTTAAATATTCAACAAATAATCACTTCAAATAAAAATAATTTTAAAATTGGAAAAATATTATTTTAA
- the rpsK gene encoding 30S ribosomal protein S11, with the protein MVKNSVVKTKKRIKKQINDGIAHIHASFNNTIVTITDRQGNSLGWATSGGSGFRGSRKSTPFAAQVAAERCAKMVKGYGIKNLEVMVKGPGPGRESTIRALNAAGFRITNITDVTPIPHNGCRPPKKRRV; encoded by the coding sequence ATGGTAAAAAATTCAGTTGTTAAAACAAAAAAACGTATAAAAAAACAAATAAACGATGGAATAGCACATATTCATGCTTCATTTAATAATACAATTGTGACTATTACTGATCGACAAGGAAACTCTCTAGGTTGGGCTACATCTGGAGGTTCTGGATTTAGAGGATCTCGAAAATCCACTCCTTTTGCAGCACAAGTTGCTGCTGAACGTTGTGCAAAAATGGTTAAAGGTTATGGTATAAAAAATTTAGAAGTTATGGTAAAAGGACCTGGTCCTGGAAGAGAATCAACTATTAGAGCATTAAATGCAGCTGGATTTCGTATTACAAATATTACTGATGTTACACCTATACCTCATAATGGTTGTCGTCCGCCTAAAAAACGTCGTGTTTAA
- the rplR gene encoding 50S ribosomal protein L18 yields the protein MIISKNFKINARIRRLKKTRCKMKSLGVTRLVVHRTSRHIYAQIISSESKVLAYASTLERKIKSNLKYTGNKEAAKTIGKIIAKRSLSCGISNVSFDRSGFKYHGRIKELADSARNFGLTF from the coding sequence ATGATTATTTCTAAAAATTTTAAGATAAATGCACGTATACGTCGATTAAAAAAAACACGTTGCAAAATGAAATCATTAGGTGTTACGCGTTTAGTTGTTCATCGTACTTCACGTCATATATATGCTCAAATTATTTCTTCTGAATCAAAAGTTTTAGCTTATGCTTCAACTTTAGAAAGAAAAATTAAATCTAATTTAAAATATACGGGAAATAAAGAAGCTGCAAAAACTATCGGTAAAATTATTGCAAAGCGATCATTATCTTGTGGTATTTCAAATGTTTCTTTTGATCGTTCTGGGTTTAAATATCATGGACGTATAAAAGAATTAGCAGATTCTGCTAGAAATTTTGGATTAACGTTTTAA